The Apis cerana isolate GH-2021 linkage group LG2, AcerK_1.0, whole genome shotgun sequence genomic sequence TTAAACCTTTCAAAGTgcgcttttttttataaacatattactAATTACATAATCTATTTTACAGCCAAATTCAACAATCTCCGCTAAAATTCAACGCGTTTCTATTagagatatgaaattttttataacgtaAAAGCAATCATGTGATTGATAAAATGCactaaaataaacgaaatatattatatacatataatgtatatataatttgcgtAATGAACAACACGAGTTCCATTAAAAGCATAGTAACAAAATTCTCAAATCGcaacaatatattcaataaatcttCTCGgcactttttttcttatctcggTGCTCGAtggtaatattaaatcttatatatttgcaaattttttattagatcacACACGCATTTGATTATGACATGCTAAaggtaaaaacaaataatttgtcatggccaaaaaaaaaaaaaaaaagaaaaaaatacggcCTCTATAAAACCGCTTATATCTAAATTGGccaaaaaaggagagaaaaaaaaaaaaaaaaagaaaaaaaagaaataaaaaaaaaaaacaacttcAGCATCAGCAGATCAACTTTAAAATGCTTATAAAACACAAATTCAACGCGTTGAATTTGAGCAGAGGTCTAAAAACAGTAGATAAGTACTTTCGAGAATATTGgaaacatattacatattatctaTATCAAGTGGTGTCtaacaattaattctttacTATTAAGGGATTTATTACGCATGCATTCCCTTGTTTGTCGCCGCACAATGGCACGATTTTTGTCTCCACTGTTATAATCTATGAATCACCGAAGTATGCTTTCGTCTTAAAATTGTCAGACACAGCatcatagatattttaaactcTCCAGATATCTCCCATTCCAATTCATGCCATAGTATTTACaagtaaaataaacatatttgttGACTgcattacataaattttgtgCAATGTTTATCGCAGTTcttccttttatatttttcttttttatctatatcatatataaagaataactaaagtatataaactctgatttcattttataatgtttcattaattctaataCTCTCTGATTACgactttctcttcctctttctctcaaaAACACCCATACACATTCTGCACTCacgcgaaatttcattttctatatcacacatattcattttttctttctactgGATCTCatagtatttttaacaatGTTTAACAATGGCTTAGGCCTTTCATAATCCTTGCAAGGTATATCGATGTACAAATATCAGTCGTGCATATTTGGAATTGTACAACTATGAGTTGTAACTTTATAAcgtagtaaaataattttttcatttctatattaCCATTTCATAAATCATCTTTAGATTTAGAATGCAGACGAGTATTGTCTTTCCTTCTGAGAGAAGAAagctcttttttttcgaattaaatatttcgcgCGCGAAACAGTTACTTTatgtcattatattatttttttcattttgttattacacaagataatatgattaaatttttaagttgaGCTTTTAATTTACTAATGAGCGTTATCGTTACTAAAATACAGTAAATTCTTTATCACgcaaattttcacaattttatatgTCATTATCCCAATAGAACACAGATACTCGAACACACATTTAAGTCAACAGTAGTAATCTTGAGAAATATTCGatacgatatttcttttatatacaatataaagatattactgATATATGTACATCGACTCACCTTGATATGCCTGTCTAAGTTACCTGCACCAGGTTATATCAAAGTTTGAATTGCACTAAAGCCTTGCAGCACTTTACAACTCGCTAAAACTTGTACatcaacaatttttccaataaaaactttcctttttttcaatgaataatgATGTACTCATGTTGTGGAGTAAGGGGATGCATAGTATCACAGTTGGCACGTGGGCGCTAGCTACCACTACTGCTTACAGGCAGTGAATGTGGAGCTCCCATCGATGTAGGAGGAGCAGTCAATGgtcctataaaaatattctttatatattacttgctttataattaatatttaaaaaaatataaaatctcaaTTAATTCTCAAATAATTACCAGTTATATTAGGTGAAGATTCAGAAACAGGTAGTGGACTAACTAGACTGTTAGCACTCATAGGTGTAGAGTtagcttttaatttttgtctgACCTCCCTAATCTTTAATTGCAAACTTGTCTTATTAGGAAATATATCTGAATGTTTTGCTTGAAAAGTTGTAGTAGCTTGTGTTGAAGGAAAGTAACCATGttcttgaaataattgcattaCAAGATGTCGACGTTGTTCTAGTACTTTCCTGTGACCTCGTTCATTTTCACTTCTGCCAATTCCTACAGAATTTCCGGCACCTCCTCCAGGTGTTTTTGGTGTTCTGGGTGAACTAGCATCAACATCTACTAGATCAGTATTAGTTCTATATGCATCAACGTTAAAATCTGGACCAAAGAATGTATTTCCTGTCAACTTGACACTAGAAGTTGATTTTGGAGTAGCAGATATTGATGTATCTGATTCGATGTCATCCTCATTcactattagaaaaaattttgtattataatatttaaatttttaataaaaaattagaaaatatgtgctcttttataaaattattaaaatatttacttgtgGGCCTATGAGGTCCTTGCGCGGATTTTTTTCTGTAACTTTGCATTTGTATTGATGATTGTAAATTTGATGGATGTAAACCAGATGTTACTACTGAACCATGACCAGATGAACCCACTGTATTGATACTGATTGCACTTGGACTTTGTATATCTTCTGGTTTAAATTCTGGTAAGGATGAgaatttttcttggaaatttacTTGCTCCAGAActctatatacaaaaaattatatttttaattgtgaatttaaatttaaatttaaatttaatgataaaattcaaataatttttaatttttcatacctGTCCATTCCATCTTcgacatttttcttgaaaaaagaaCCCTTCTTGGTAGATGGTGACGGCGAAGCATgagattctgaaaaattttgttgttgttgtattTGTTCTGTAGCTTGAGATGTGTTCGTTTGTGGACGATTATCACAATGTTGAGAAGTCAAAGGCCCATGGTCTCCTGCATTTGATGTGGGAGGCAttgctataaaaaataaagaatgtatatatatatgtatatttatatttcatttatatttattatttaaaataattattaatatatcattaatatatcatgaagttgataaaaatatacccATTGACTGTCTCCTTTGTAACGGTGCTCGACCAAGTTGTGCTGGAGTTGGAGCAAGCATAAAAGGACCTTTACTTGGACCTATATCATTAGGTTGTGTTTCATCCAtagaatatgatttatttgtggGAATTTCAGTACTACCATGATTACTAAGAGGTGTATGAGGAGTATGTGGAGTAGATGGTTGTTTATGTTTATCATTTGTAGcagataaaagaatattcacagtatcttttctttcttgatCAGATTTTACATTAGttactgaaaaaatataaaaactatctttaattcttattcaaaatatatataatattattaaaacttatatatataaaaaatatgatttaccATAAAATTGGGCATGATTGTTTCctatttgattttcatttttttcgggTTCTGCAAGACGAGCTATTGGATGACCGATTCCTCGATAAGTTGATGTAGTGGAAGTTGTTGGAACTGAATATGGTTTGGTCACTATTACACTTTGGGTTTCCATTTTATTGCCAGAAACTAAAGCTTGGGAAGATATATTACGATTGCCagcatctataaaatataatttgcattatatttattttatacaaatttttataaatatatttttatataatataaattaataaattgtaatcattttaatattgaaaataatattagaaaaagttataataaatatataaatatcataaatagtaattataaataatattttattgcaatatttaaaaaagagtaaaatctcgaaataattatacaaaattaattatatataaatatattctgcaAAAACTTACCAGAAATAGGTATATGAAATCCACAATACATCCGGGAATGAGGTGGTGTTGGACCAAGATACTGTGATCCCTGCTGCGGTTTGGAAACAGCCACCAAATCGTTATCGAGCAATGTTAGAGTGAACGATGGTTGATAAGGGACAGCTGAAGTAAGGGGGCGAAGAATAGTGCCTAAAGACTGCAACGGCTGCTGTTGTTTAAACAGAGCCATCATAGGTTTCGATCCAATCTGTCAGTTAAACTTTTGTAGTTTAATCTTTGAGTTTATTCGCATGTGTTTACATAGCACCTTTTAGAAAAGCTTTAAGAGTTCGCTGCTCCCTCAATTCAggttttaattggaaaatagaagaaaaaaaaaaaaaaaaaaagaaagaaagaaagaaaagaaataatattgcagCAAGGTAGTGTAGGCACGTGCGAATAGCACTCGAATTATACTTAAACTTTATAGTAACTATTCATACCTTATATTCAGACagtagtaaaaaataatcatttatgagataataaataattgattgtttgAGTGTaggcaatataattatatttgttaattcaaaaaaatatgaaaattactaCTTATCCTTCActcaaacgaaataaatataaaacttttaagtaTTCACACATGCCCGAATGAAAAGGATTATTTTACAGGAtattaggaaaataaaatattttaaaagttttaaaattatataattcaatgaatTCATTATATAGGTTCGTCTGGACCATTGTAGGTATGTATGTtactattatacatttttaataatttatatatttataatacttacaGAATGTAATACCGGAGCAGCCGTAAATTTAGGtatatttcttccattttcatGAATGCTTGCTACCAAATTACTCATACTATATTGAGTACTATACTGTTGTTCATTTTTTACTGGTTCTGGTTTAATAACTTTTGGAGATATTGGCATAGTTATAAAAGCTCCACCTGTAGGTTGAAAACCTGATACTCCAGTTGGATTAACAGGACTATGATAAGGATATGTGCTGGGTAAAACAGAAACGCTTCCTCCTTTGTCCATAGAAGTATGATGATATTTCGTCGTAGTTTCAATGCCTGTTGAAGGTATTCGTGCTAGACaaacagaaattaaatttactatacTGTACTATATTGTTAAACATCATTgttgatttttatgtaatcaaatattaaaacaaacctTTTATCGGTTTAGGCCTACAGGTTATTTCTTGTTTAACATTTATTGCTTCTCTCTTCTGACCAGTTACTGGTGAGAACCGTGATTGCatataacatttcttttcaGTGTCTTCATCTTGTACATCATTATCACTATCTGTCAATTTATCTTtgcattttaaatctatttcagGTTGTGGATCTTCGCAGATTACCATTTGATCTTCGTCTGACGCATTACCATCTTCGTCCTGTTTTAAATCAGATTCTGTATTTTCAACTGGTAAAGGCATTTCCATTATTCGATGTGTATGTGACTGATTAATaacctaataaaatatataaatatattatttagcataaagaaaaattaaaatatttaaataacatagattaaatttacctCAATCGTAGGAGCTTCATTATATACCGTAGTAACGGGAACAGTAATTTCATCTGTAGCTCTTGGTGTTAATGGTACATCATCTGCTGGTGGTCCCATATCCGTTTCTTCTCCAgtactatttaattttcctcGAGATTCGCTACCTTTAAAACTTGTCGTTGAAGATTTTCGCCTATCTTTGCTACACCATTTCCAATCTGGATGTGCTTTAAAATGTGCTTCTTTCACTTCTGATGCAAGatcatgatatttttgtttttcttctggTCCTAAGGCATACCACCATTCCCCCAATATTTTAGATACAGTACGATTATCTTGATTCGGATGTCTTTGATGTACTACTGCACGATGTCGTTtagaaaaaatcataaatgcaTTCATCGGTCGGCGTATTCTATCTTTAGTctgtaaaatttaagatataatattattttaaaataaaaataataataataataataataataataataataataataataataataataataaataatattcttatcacATTATTCTTATCAAACTTACTTTAAGAGGACTCTGTGGTTCCTTGGAATGCAATGCACTAAGGGATTGACTGCGTCTCTTATTAGCATTAGCTTCGACTTCTGCAGGAGTTGTGGGTTCTGTTTCAAAAACAtcatcatcttcttcttcagcTGGAGTTATTGGATCTGGTCCTGGTCCAGATCCATCTTCACCAGGTGTACTCATACTAATTGGAATTGGAGGTGCACTTAATGGTGGACTCAATGCAGATGGTGGAGGACTCACTTCTGATTGATCCAAAACTGTTGTTTGCCAAGGAAAAGCtgctacaataaaatttttgtattaatcacAATGACTCTTTgattaattctgaaaataatagcgaaaaatacattattataatttactaaaacaaattattttcataaaggaGAGTGTTAGTATATAATagagattattttatgaataaattagcgaaatacatataattaatattatcttaaaatataatatattttaaataacttaaagatattataaaatttaatgaaaaataaaaaaaaattaatatcacttGTTCTCAAtcttaaagtaatattaaatattaaatactgaATCACTTAttctgatttaaataaaatgagataaaatatacaattcaatttacacattaacaattattattaacaaaaaatgaatcaattgCATTTGCTGTAAAAtagataatgatatattttgtataattcatacttattcataaaataaattacaaaaattataaaattattaaaatatttattatatttatataaattcatttttttaatattattataattatataatattaaattctaataatataatatattataaacaataacaatataaaaaatgtttaaattattatccatattgttattattaaatttttctactaaaaattgatataaattgatatagaaattattgatatagatataaataagttatttaaattattaatataaaataacaaaatatcaatattcttttaacaatCTTATAaagtaattcaataattttataatataaaaatatatttaatatttattaaatgaaaattactttttatttaattacttaaagtaaatattataagattgatcatatatatcattgacatattttacaataaatattagaataataatatattttatttgatagttAAAATTCAAACCTTTTTTCCAGTTGCGACCTGCATTATTCAATAATGATGGGGGATGGGACTGGTATGCAGGAGGAACATCATGACTACCAtctgtgaaaattattatttaatcaaatccgttaattaatgtaaaatgataAGATAGTATAATAGAaaacgcaataataataaacgcaatcataaataaaaattatataaaacaacaattttttatctaatattaaattatgtaataaaatatatttaataataatctgccaattaaaaaataaaaaattacaacaatcattctaaaacaaaaataaaaatcaagtttaatcgtataaaaatatattaaaatagttaagAAATAATGTTTACAAAATAATGATTCTGAAATCCATAAACTTACACAGAACtccattatttttagaattttcttctctaGATGATTGCGTTTTAGGAATCTGTACCAAATGCCCAGGTTGTACAATTACATGCTGGAAGACACTTGTTGGAGTAGGCGGATTTGAAGCTTCAGTAGTTGTCATTACAACACTCGTAGGGGGTGGTTGTGTTCTTTGCATATCCATATGAGTAGATACATGTGTAGCCACTTTATTTgcctaataataatgatatattttatttccatttattattagatatattttttatatttaatactcgTAATCAAAgtgaagttaaataaaattattaataaaattattaagattgcTTACTTGTAAAACGGATAATTTGTCGACATGGACGGATGAAACAGCAGGTGATTGCGGAGGCTGACATTGCGTTTGATGTAATGTTGCTGGAAGTTGACCTAAGTGATTCATTAATGCTGGTCTATATTTATCATCTTGATTAGTTATATGGCCTGCTGCAGATACGTCcatactattttttatcacaagatactttttttcatGTTGATGCTGCATCACATAAATTGGCTGATTTTGCGTTTGTGGTTGAGCATAATCAACAGGTTGTTCCAAAGGCTTATGTAGAAGAGTCAAATTTTGTGGTGTTGATGTAGATAGTGGCATATGAGGTGAATGAGATGgttttaatatttgtgaatTTTGTTCTGAAATTTCAGAATGATTAGGAAAACCATTATTCGTTGTAAGTGCATGTTGAAGAATGATGCCTTGTTGTTGTTGAGCTATAGTCGTCACAACCGATGGATGCCGCGGCGGTGGGCTTTGTTCTGACCATGATGAAGTTAGATTGGATCCTGGTATACCACGACTTACAGGAGAGATTCTTATCACGCTTGTTCCTATACTAGCAGGAACTGGGGCAGTTGGAGCTGAACGATTCGATCTAACCACTCGATTCGGTTCAGGTTTTATCACTTGCTGTTGATATTGAGTAAGGAAAGTAGATTGAGTAGGTGAATGTTTCCATTTCGCACCAGGCGAGATTAATGGAGTAGCATGATGAGCAGGACTTGAAATAGGCATAAACACATTGTTTTGATTCAGTCCCAAGGGTGGAACTGGAGATTGATTGATACAAGGAGATATCGAAGATTGTCCCGTTGGTGAAGAGAAAGCTGGTGTTGCCGATCTAGAACTTCCTAaagaaactataataaaaaaatattaaaaatttttttaaattaaaaatttttaaatttcgtaaaatattaaaatttaagaatttaccAAGCATATTAGCAGCTTCAGTTTCATCTGGATCAAATCGACCAGCAATTCTTTTATCTCCATAATTTGGAGAAGTATCAGAATCTCTAGATGTTTCTTCACCATCCATTTTGCCactaaatatttccattatttaatatacaaaactattaaattattatatttaatcaataaaactatttttcttaCCCAGGAAAAGTATTTGTCGGACCTCTAAGACAAGATCCTTTCAAACTAAGATGACGAGAACAATATCCTCTTCGTTGACTTTCTTTGGAACATCCTTCTTTACTACAAAGTCTACGCCATTGTTtaccattaaatttttttctaactcCACTTGGTGTAGCCACTACATCaccttttttatatctatgtgGCGTTGCCGCCTGAgatctatttaatattgaataattcaatattaaatttataattcttctatattttttatttattaattaagtcatatattttatttaattagcaTTATTACCTGGGCGTGGCTGCTTGAGAACGAGGAGTTATACTGCGTTGTTCAACTAAACTACTGGTACTTCCTCGACTTTGCATGCTGCTTCGTTTACTGCTCCCTGACAATTTTGCATCTGTcagttgaatatatttatattattataatttttattaatataaataaaatataaaattagaaaatatggacgtaataaaagttattaaaaaataaaataaatattataaaaattccaagatattatttacaataaagttacaatattataatttataataataatattttctgaaaatttattccatttcattttattaagaataaagatttatttctaataaatattttattaaaaatttctacatttctatatttaaatacacaaTAGAATTGTGCATTATCTAACCTGCATCTGAAGGGAATGTAATATCTTCCCTATCTAAGTCATCTTCACTTTCTAAATCATCATACGGTCGACTTCCATTACTTAATGCTGTAGTGGCAGGATGTGCAGAAGTGCCTAAAGTCATGAGAGGACTAGTACCAGTCGTTCTATAATAACCACCTGTATCACTATGAGTTGATATATGAGATGTATGATGAGAAGTGTGATGAAGTTGCAAAATTGGCACTGCTGTTGGAGCTTCTGAAGAATTTCGATAGCCATGTTCtacgaatcgaaaaaataaaggatttacttcaataagaataaaatttcttaattaaaaaattacattaagtttttaattatattttatagagataTCCCATACCAATTCCTTCGACCCTTGCAGAATCACAGTCTTCTAGTCCTTCCTCTAATTCATCCCACCAAGGAGGTTGCACTAATCGTAGATCCGCACGTGTCACAACATAACTATCATTTCGATCATCTTCCCTTGATATTTTAACAACAAAACGCTTAGGATTTGATAAAATCTTGCACACTGTCCCTTTTACAAACACTTTAGCCGCATCAATATGATTGTTTGATGGACACTTGATACAAACTTTTGCATCTAAAGTCACTTGCCCAACCGAGGGGCTCGCATCACCTATCACATCGTACCTTCCCGCACCCAAAACGTCAGTATAACGCATTAGTTTTCTTTCTCCATCAAactcaatataaatttctccttGAACAACATTACGAATAACACCtggataataatatgaatccCTTAAAGCTAACACTCTGTGGTCGCGCCACTCACTGAGATCAATAGCAACAGGCCGAGGACGAGGACGTAAAGGTTCCTCTCGAACAGAATAATCCACTGCTGTACTTTGAGGTGGTAAAACTACCACTGAATGTGCCGAGGATacctaatattaaaatatcatgattaatacatatagaattatattttaaaatattatctcagtttgatgaaatatctttttaatgatttttagtgataatgttttcaaaattcctattatttataacttatcattttttattcaaagtataaataaaacaaaaattatcatgAATTGTAcgaacattatatttaaaaaaagaaattaaaattttttatatgtattttagaaaataaataaaatatattttctgaaaattatttattaagtatttatatatatgaatttataaaataattaataacaatttcattattaaaacatacatatatagagaTTCTTAAAtctaaaacataaattaaatttaagtttaataatttcataatcatttttctttttctttaatagatatcagaaataaattatgtacataaattatttattaaatatttatatatatgaatttataaaataattaataacaatttcattattaaagcATACATGTATagagatttttaaatctaagacttaagttaaatttaagtttaataatttcataatcatttttctttttctttaatagatatcaaaaataaattatgtacataaattatttatatatatatataatgtatatatatgtagatactatttatcaaataagaaaatataaattttttttagatagataaaatgttatgaataacataatttaactttcttatttcttcaaaatttgcataaaacttaataatttaaaaaaataataagatattttacataaattgtgTTCGCATTTTATTGGTAAACAAAAATtcatgttttcttttattgtatttttaaattatattttgaatcatattcgtatctaaataatattattatttaatattatatagtttatcatagagaaaaaaacttcttaaatatttatctttattcttaattttctcataatgtgtttcataatataattttttcaatagtgaaatcattttaaaaataaaaaatcattttaataatcagaaaagtatttaaaatcacaatatattacttattacatttttgattttaattcgatatttcatcaagatattatcttatagttaattctcttataaaattgttcttgCTATACGCACTTGATAACAATCTGATTCTTGTTGTTGCGGAGATTGCCGAGTTGCTGAAGTTGACTGTTGAACTAAACCTGATTGACTGAGTGGCATATTCGGTGCCCGTATGTTTACCATATTATTTACGGTTCTTGTTACATTGCTGCTTTTATCCATTTCCTCAAGCTccgataaatcatattttcgtttctttggAAGTTTCTTAGCACTGATCGTTGGATCAGACGGATCCCGCTGAGGAGGCACCGGCGGCGGGGGTGGTTGTTCCGGAATAGATTTCTCTTCAATCGAACTGCCGCCACCACCCCCGCCTGCTCCATATTGTCCGCCTCCAAGGGGATCCCGTTTTTCGTGCATCTCAGAGTGAGCAGTCAGCATTTTGGCCACCTCACGCTGCTCtgtaaattaagaataaaatattaaaaaaattttttttgggattcatttttaaacatttaaaaagattattctcttaacattatttttttataatctaaaaagttaaacaatttaaaaattaagaataaaaaggaataagaaagaaaatatagagaaataaatagattaaattccacatgatataaaaagtagatgtaagaaacgaagaattttaatttattttttatttatattataataatattattataaataataaagattttattatttaatagaattaaatatcaattgaatttttattataataataatgcaatatatattcaacttgaatataaaatataaaactgaattatttagaatataaattcctAATTGTTTACACGgatgattcataaaaataataatattcattgcgtttgtaaatattatgcaTGAATACTAAaatgaatagataaatataaaatttgattcataATCATTGatctatattcattaatttataattttataaaactaatataagataatattacatatataaatatttaagtatatatgcattttttttagctTAGTAACTGtaagtttcaaaatatacataaaaatattataaatagtaaatatataatagataatataattatcaatttcaaattaatgcattatttaattgctatttcatttcaattatcatcattgtttaaaatcttatataaaatatttttataaaatattaataatataaacaatataatcttgtgatattatctataaaaatattatctaaaaaaaatattacaaataaataatttcacatagaagtttatttttatctagttatattaataatattatatgtatttcaaacatttaaaattaagataaaagatattttccgaattatatgtttaatttcatttatacactaaaattctatatttagaatgtttgatttcataatatttaagtaatatttagtgttaagtaatattaagtattatttagTGTTACGACGTAACTGATGCTTCATTAAATCACCATTTcataatttccatttcaaataataacaattctttattttaattatcacctgtaataatttt encodes the following:
- the LOC107997543 gene encoding putative transcription factor capicua isoform X2, with protein sequence MLTAHSEMHEKRDPLGGGQYGAGGGGGGSSIEEKSIPEQPPPPPVPPQRDPSDPTISAKKLPKKRKYDLSELEEMDKSSNVTRTVNNMVNIRAPNMPLSQSGLVQQSTSATRQSPQQQESDCYQVSSAHSVVVLPPQSTAVDYSVREEPLRPRPRPVAIDLSEWRDHRVLALRDSYYYPGVIRNVVQGEIYIEFDGERKLMRYTDVLGAGRYDVIGDASPSVGQVTLDAKVCIKCPSNNHIDAAKVFVKGTVCKILSNPKRFVVKISREDDRNDSYVVTRADLRLVQPPWWDELEEGLEDCDSARVEGIEHGYRNSSEAPTAVPILQLHHTSHHTSHISTHSDTGGYYRTTGTSPLMTLGTSAHPATTALSNGSRPYDDLESEDDLDREDITFPSDADAKLSGSSKRSSMQSRGSTSSLVEQRSITPRSQAATPRSQAATPHRYKKGDVVATPSGVRKKFNGKQWRRLCSKEGCSKESQRRGYCSRHLSLKGSCLRGPTNTFPGGKMDGEETSRDSDTSPNYGDKRIAGRFDPDETEAANMLVSLGSSRSATPAFSSPTGQSSISPCINQSPVPPLGLNQNNVFMPISSPAHHATPLISPGAKWKHSPTQSTFLTQYQQQVIKPEPNRVVRSNRSAPTAPVPASIGTSVIRISPVSRGIPGSNLTSSWSEQSPPPRHPSVVTTIAQQQQGIILQHALTTNNGFPNHSEISEQNSQILKPSHSPHMPLSTSTPQNLTLLHKPLEQPVDYAQPQTQNQPIYVMQHQHEKKYLVIKNSMDVSAAGHITNQDDKYRPALMNHLGQLPATLHQTQCQPPQSPAVSSVHVDKLSVLQANKVATHVSTHMDMQRTQPPPTSVVMTTTEASNPPTPTSVFQHVIVQPGHLVQIPKTQSSREENSKNNGVLYGSHDVPPAYQSHPPSLLNNAGRNWKKAFPWQTTVLDQSEVSPPPSALSPPLSAPPIPISMSTPGEDGSGPGPDPITPAEEEDDDVFETEPTTPAEVEANANKRRSQSLSALHSKEPQSPLKTKDRIRRPMNAFMIFSKRHRAVVHQRHPNQDNRTVSKILGEWWYALGPEEKQKYHDLASEVKEAHFKAHPDWKWCSKDRRKSSTTSFKGSESRGKLNSTGEETDMGPPADDVPLTPRATDEITVPVTTVYNEAPTIEVINQSHTHRIMEMPLPVENTESDLKQDEDGNASDEDQMVICEDPQPEIDLKCKDKLTDSDNDVQDEDTEKKCYMQSRFSPVTGQKREAINVKQEITCRPKPIKARIPSTGIETTTKYHHTSMDKGGSVSVLPSTYPYHSPVNPTGVSGFQPTGGAFITMPISPKVIKPEPVKNEQQYSTQYSMSNLVASIHENGRNIPKFTAAPVLHSIGSKPMMALFKQQQPLQSLGTILRPLTSAVPYQPSFTLTLLDNDLVAVSKPQQGSQYLGPTPPHSRMYCGFHIPISDAGNRNISSQALVSGNKMETQSVIVTKPYSVPTTSTTSTYRGIGHPIARLAEPEKNENQIGNNHAQFYVTNVKSDQERKDTVNILLSATNDKHKQPSTPHTPHTPLSNHGSTEIPTNKSYSMDETQPNDIGPSKGPFMLAPTPAQLGRAPLQRRQSMAMPPTSNAGDHGPLTSQHCDNRPQTNTSQATEQIQQQQNFSESHASPSPSTKKGSFFKKNVEDGMDRVLEQVNFQEKFSSLPEFKPEDIQSPSAISINTVGSSGHGSVVTSGLHPSNLQSSIQMQSYRKKSAQGPHRPTMNEDDIESDTSISATPKSTSSVKLTGNTFFGPDFNVDAYRTNTDLVDVDASSPRTPKTPGGGAGNSVGIGRSENERGHRKVLEQRRHLVMQLFQEHGYFPSTQATTTFQAKHSDIFPNKTSLQLKIREVRQKLKANSTPMSANSLVSPLPVSESSPNITGPLTAPPTSMGAPHSLPVSSSGS